In Candidatus Eisenbacteria bacterium, the DNA window CGGCACCAGAGCGACCGTCGAGGCATCACCGTGCGCACCATGAACGCGCTCACCGCGCCGAGCGACATCCTCGACGGCGCGGTGCCCAAGTGGCAGGCGAGGGACGACGTGTACCAGGTCGGCCAGCTTCTCGGCATGCTGGTCAAAGGCGACGCCGATTCGAGGCTCAGGACCAAAGAGGTCCGCGGGCTTCCGTGCAGCGACCATCTGAAAGAGATCATCTACCGCTGCATCGGCGAGCGCCGGAAGCGCTACGAGTCGGCCGACGAGCTGATCGACGCCTTGAACAAGCCCGCCGCTCCGCTCAAGCCGGGCTTGCTGAAGAGCCTCGGGGGCGTGCATCTGGCGTTCACCGGGATCCTCAGTCGCCGCCGCAGCGAAGCCGCGCGCGCCGCTCGCCGGGCGGGCGCGATCGTTCATGGCGCGCCTTCGGCACGGACCACGGTGGTGGTCCGGGGACGGCCGAATGCCTTGCAGGCGGCTGGAAAGGACGGCGGGCGAAAGCTCATGGAGATCAAACGTCTGCGGGAGAAAGGCCACAAGATCACGCTGCTGGACGAAAAGCGCTTCTGGACGCTGGTCGGAAAGCGCTGAACCCAGTTTCAATCGATGACGGCTGGGTCATCCCCCGCGAACTCGCCACGAGTCGCGCAAATTCCTCTATCGCTCGACCGTCCCGAATCGAACAGGTGCAGCGTTGTGCAGCAACCCATGTCGTCGTACCAAGGACTTACAGCGCCGACCTTCCGAAAACCTCCTGGCACGACGGCTGCGATGGGTGATATGGCGGAGGTGATCACGATGACCATGCAGGAAGCACAGGATCGAGCGAGTCGTCTGGGTCTGTCCGCTTGGATTGGCGAAGCGGTCGCGGTGGGCCG includes these proteins:
- a CDS encoding protein kinase, which codes for MEDSTRPRNPTTATTRTMGSRPLPLPRGRHLLAPAQLLTSPETQLTYRVERLLGEGGFGQVYLAQRQGRSSRVDGTLCIKVSPRMDGWLREAYFGQLLDGHPRAIRVFDVFPWMPADGAVLYCLALEYARHGDLRAYLRRTDKGWPEKTVRREIAGILAVLGKLHRGQTLHRDLTPLNVFVCEGGRLKLGDFGIARHQSDRRGITVRTMNALTAPSDILDGAVPKWQARDDVYQVGQLLGMLVKGDADSRLRTKEVRGLPCSDHLKEIIYRCIGERRKRYESADELIDALNKPAAPLKPGLLKSLGGVHLAFTGILSRRRSEAARAARRAGAIVHGAPSARTTVVVRGRPNALQAAGKDGGRKLMEIKRLREKGHKITLLDEKRFWTLVGKR